Proteins from a single region of Gordonia hongkongensis:
- a CDS encoding SDR family NAD(P)-dependent oxidoreductase: protein MKDFRGKVVVITGAGSGMGRDIAVKLARRGARLAISDVTPDGLAVTEKLVTEAGAEVHSQLLNVAEREAVLTYADTVAEHFGVVNVVFNNAGIAHHGEIERTEFKDIERVMDVDYWGVVNGTKAFLPHVIASGDGHIVNTSSLFGLLAEPGQAAYNSAKFAVRGFTEALRQEMIIAKHPVEVSCVHPGGIKTAIARNATVSGDHDQKATAAFFDRYLARMTSEDAAEVIIEGVRKNKARILVGTDAKILDLSVRLVASKYQWVSAKLTGWALSKAR from the coding sequence ATGAAGGACTTTCGCGGCAAGGTCGTCGTGATCACCGGCGCCGGTTCGGGAATGGGCCGTGACATCGCCGTCAAGCTCGCGCGCCGCGGTGCGCGGCTGGCCATCTCCGACGTCACCCCCGACGGCCTGGCCGTCACCGAGAAGCTGGTGACAGAGGCCGGCGCCGAGGTGCATTCGCAGCTGCTGAACGTCGCCGAGCGCGAAGCGGTACTCACCTACGCCGACACCGTCGCCGAGCACTTCGGCGTGGTCAATGTCGTGTTCAACAACGCCGGCATCGCCCACCACGGTGAGATCGAGCGCACCGAGTTCAAGGACATCGAACGGGTGATGGACGTCGACTACTGGGGAGTCGTCAACGGCACCAAGGCGTTTCTGCCGCACGTGATCGCGTCCGGGGACGGGCACATCGTGAACACCTCGTCGTTGTTCGGCTTGCTGGCCGAACCGGGCCAGGCCGCCTACAACTCCGCCAAGTTCGCGGTGCGCGGATTCACCGAGGCGCTGCGGCAGGAGATGATCATCGCCAAGCACCCGGTGGAGGTGTCGTGTGTGCATCCCGGCGGGATCAAGACCGCGATCGCCCGGAACGCCACCGTGTCCGGGGATCACGACCAGAAGGCCACGGCCGCGTTCTTCGACCGCTACCTCGCCCGGATGACGAGTGAGGATGCGGCCGAGGTGATCATCGAGGGCGTCCGGAAGAACAAGGCACGCATCTTGGTCGGCACCGACGCCAAGATCCTGGACCTCTCGGTGCGCCTCGTCGCCTCGAAGTACCAGTGGGTGTCGGCGAAGCTCACGGGCTGGGCGCTGTCGAAGGCGCGCTAG
- a CDS encoding TetR/AcrR family transcriptional regulator, with amino-acid sequence MSPEARRDQLIDYGLAMVRDRPLEEITIDAIADAAGVSRALLFHYFASKQEFHVAIAQAQADRMLARTEPDESLGDPIAILSASMAAFVDYVSENRTAYTALIRGASSSDAAMREVFDRTREVMVARVLDHAPVFGVEVTPVVVMSVHGWIAFVEETTIRWLTAEPVDAEALTRDELLALITAALPALAAATIQ; translated from the coding sequence ATGAGTCCCGAGGCACGTCGTGACCAGCTCATCGACTACGGGCTCGCGATGGTCAGGGACCGGCCGTTGGAGGAGATCACGATCGACGCGATCGCCGATGCCGCCGGGGTGTCGCGCGCCCTGCTGTTCCACTACTTCGCGTCGAAGCAGGAGTTCCACGTCGCGATCGCACAGGCCCAGGCCGACCGGATGCTCGCCCGCACCGAGCCGGACGAGTCCCTCGGCGACCCGATCGCCATCCTCTCGGCATCGATGGCCGCGTTCGTCGACTACGTGAGCGAGAACCGCACCGCCTACACCGCGCTGATCCGCGGGGCCTCGAGTTCGGACGCCGCGATGCGCGAGGTCTTCGACCGCACCCGGGAGGTGATGGTCGCCCGCGTGCTCGACCACGCACCCGTGTTCGGGGTCGAGGTGACCCCGGTCGTCGTGATGAGCGTGCACGGCTGGATCGCGTTCGTCGAGGAGACGACGATCCGCTGGCTCACCGCCGAGCCGGTCGACGCCGAAGCGCTCACCCGGGACGAACTGCTCGCCCTGATCACCGCCGCGCTTCCCGCCCTCGCGGCGGCGACGATCCAGTAA
- a CDS encoding flavin-containing monooxygenase, with the protein MTTNDVEIAIIGAGFSGLGAAVRLKQNGFDDFVLLDRGSDFGGTWRDNTYPGAACDVPSQLYSFSFAKNPTWSRSYSHQPEIHDYINGVADRFGIGAKARFGTEVTRTAWNEDEGRWIIDTLQDGKTDQVRARVLVGGVGPLCEPNLPDIEGIESFEGKIVHSARWDNDHDFGGQRVAVIGTGASAIQLVPEVAKVAGRLDVYQRTAPWIVPRTERAYSSVEHWAYKNIPGYQSAVRGGIYAANEVVAFGLTYSPKALKPVELLCRANILRGIGRDAELRRKATPTFQVGCKRILRSNDWYPALARPNVDLVTDGIDRITPTGIVSKDGTVREVDVIVVATGFHVTDSPVFEKIIGKDGRSLAQVWNEIGMQGYKGSFVHGFPNMMLMVGPSTGLGHTSMVYMIESQLNYLVDYLKTSRALGITRTEVKLSAQQEFNAGIQHKLRNSVWVNGGCASWYKDANGNITTLWPGFTFAFRQTTRSFDVAAYDVTRGARRSAAPAVPAASATGDDIASPATANA; encoded by the coding sequence ATGACAACGAACGATGTAGAGATCGCCATCATCGGTGCCGGCTTCTCGGGTCTGGGCGCCGCGGTCCGTCTCAAGCAGAACGGTTTCGACGACTTCGTCCTCCTCGATCGCGGCAGCGACTTCGGCGGGACCTGGCGCGACAACACCTACCCGGGCGCGGCCTGCGACGTCCCCTCGCAGCTCTACTCATTCTCGTTCGCGAAGAACCCCACCTGGTCGCGGTCCTACTCTCACCAGCCCGAGATCCACGACTACATCAACGGGGTCGCCGACCGGTTCGGAATCGGCGCGAAGGCGCGCTTCGGCACCGAGGTGACGCGGACCGCATGGAACGAGGACGAGGGCCGTTGGATCATCGACACCCTGCAGGACGGCAAGACCGATCAAGTGCGGGCACGAGTCCTGGTCGGCGGTGTCGGCCCGCTCTGCGAGCCCAACCTCCCCGACATCGAGGGCATCGAGTCCTTCGAGGGCAAGATCGTGCACTCCGCGCGCTGGGACAACGACCACGACTTCGGCGGGCAGCGCGTCGCGGTGATCGGGACCGGCGCGTCGGCGATCCAGCTCGTTCCCGAGGTCGCGAAGGTCGCCGGGCGCCTCGACGTGTACCAGCGGACCGCACCGTGGATCGTCCCCCGCACCGAGCGCGCCTACAGCTCCGTCGAGCACTGGGCCTACAAGAACATCCCCGGGTACCAATCCGCGGTCCGCGGTGGCATCTACGCCGCCAACGAGGTCGTCGCGTTCGGTCTGACCTACTCCCCCAAGGCCCTCAAGCCGGTCGAGTTGCTCTGCCGCGCCAACATCCTGCGCGGCATCGGCCGCGACGCCGAGCTGCGGCGCAAGGCCACCCCGACCTTCCAGGTGGGCTGCAAGCGCATCCTGCGGTCCAACGACTGGTACCCGGCCCTCGCCCGCCCGAACGTCGATCTCGTGACCGACGGCATCGACCGCATCACCCCGACCGGGATCGTGTCGAAGGACGGCACCGTCCGCGAGGTGGACGTGATCGTCGTCGCCACCGGATTCCACGTCACCGACTCCCCCGTGTTCGAGAAGATCATCGGCAAGGACGGCCGCAGCCTCGCGCAGGTGTGGAACGAGATCGGTATGCAGGGCTACAAGGGCTCGTTCGTCCACGGCTTCCCGAACATGATGCTGATGGTGGGCCCGTCGACCGGGCTGGGCCACACCTCGATGGTGTACATGATCGAGTCGCAGCTGAACTACCTCGTCGATTACCTGAAAACCTCTCGCGCGCTGGGGATCACCCGGACCGAGGTGAAGCTGTCCGCCCAGCAGGAGTTCAACGCCGGAATCCAGCACAAGCTGCGCAACAGCGTGTGGGTGAACGGCGGGTGTGCCTCCTGGTACAAGGACGCCAACGGCAACATCACCACGCTGTGGCCGGGCTTCACCTTCGCGTTCCGGCAGACGACCCGTTCCTTCGACGTCGCCGCCTACGATGTGACCCGCGGTGCCCGGCGATCCGCCGCACCCGCGGTGCCGGCCGCTTCCGCCACCGGCGACGACATCGCGTCGCCCGCCACCGCCAACGCCTGA